The DNA window ACTGCCCTTATGAGGTGACCCAGTATGATTCGGACAGCCGTTTTATTCTTGATTTCCGCAACTACGCTCTTTGCACAAACGGCATGGTGGGAACCGGCGGCGCCTCGACAAGGTGATGTCGTGACCTTTTATTATGACGCGATCGCAGGCACTCTGCCTGACAACGGGTCGCAAGTTTGGATGCACTGGGGAATTCTGGCCGCCAATGGCAACTGGAGCACTCCGCCGCAAGCGATTTGGCCGGCAGGCTCACAATTGCACTCCGACAATGTCGCCGTTCAAAGCCCGATGACAAACACGGGCAATCAGGTGTGGTCACTGTCAATCGACTTTGACGATTTGACGGAGGCCATCGCGTTTGTATTCACGGACCGGCAGAACAACTGGGATAATAACGCAGGCAATAACTGGTCGATACAGTTTCTGGCCGGGGGGACTGTGTCGTGGTGGACGCCTGCGGAGCCAGAACCCGGCGATGCTGTTACGATTTATTATGATGCGATTGCGGGCACACTGCCCAACGGAGCAACCACTGTCATTCTGCACTGGGGAGTGAATGAAGCAGGTCATGGAAACTGGCGGCTGCCTCCGCAGATGATGTGGCCTGCCGGAACGGTCGCACAGGGACAGGCGGCGCGTTCGCCGATGGTGAATCAGGGCAACGGATTATTCAGCGTGACCATTCAAACGATCGACACAATTTTCTCAATTCACTATGTGACAACAGACGGCACGAACTGGGACAATAACGGCAATCAGAATTGGGACATCTTTCTTGAGGAGCCACCGGTTCCACTTTACTCTCACGTTATTTTTCGCTTCGATCCGCGCTCCGCATTTTCACAGTATAGCGGACAAATCAACTCGCTGAATCTGGCAGGTGCCTTCAACGGGTGGAGCACCAGCGCGACGCCGCTGACGAGGCTGGATGAGTATGGAAACCGCTGGGGCGAGGTGCAAATTCCCGTGGGGGACAATGAGTATAAATTTGTCATCAACGGAAACAACTGGCAGATTGATCCGGATAATCCGCGCAACGCACCGGGCGGATTCAATAATTCACTGTTGACCGTCGAACTGGATTCGCTGCCACAGGTCTTCGACATTCAGCCCGGCGAGAACCGAGTCTTTACATTCGGAGTCCCGCAAACCATAACAGCAAAGGTACGCGGCGGGGACTTGGGGCCGGGGATTCTCGGAACGCCTGTTGTGCGCATCAATGGCTCGATAGTTTCGCCAACCTGGAATCCGGGGACCGGGCAATTGTCCATCGACTTGCCGACCAATATCAATTTAACAGAGGTCAGCATTCAAGCAACAGACAGCGCCGGACGAACGTCGACTCGCTATCTTTGCTATGGATTCGTCGAAGGTGACGGCTACATGGCTGTGGATCCGCGCGAGGACTTACTGTATGAAACAACTGAATCCGTGGACTTACGCAGCTTTGGAATATATTCGAATTCAAATGGCGATGCGCTCGAGATACGAACGCGTTTCCACAGTGCCTTGACTGCGAACACGATGGCGATTCTGACTATTACTGCCGATGAAGGCAACTATAGTGCAATTTCCGGAATGCAGGCGGAATACGAAGTTGCGGGACTTGCATCGGGCGGTGTGGTGATTCCACTTTTGTCTCCGACGAGTCCGTACTTCGATGCGACTATTCACAACCGCATCCACTACGGCGGGATTGGCGGGGAGTCCGTGCCGATTACGGTTCAGGCTTTGGCCAACACGTTTGAATGCCACTTCGAGGTGCGCGATCTGGAGAATGCGCTCGGAAATTACCAAACAGCTTGGAACTACGCCTGTGTGAGTGCGGTGGCCGGCTCATCGGCGGACGGTTATGTTTCGGAAGTTGGCCCAGGTCAAGGTGGAATTGCGGGAATCGAAGAGCCGGACTATTATGACGCGATTCTCTTCATGGCAGACGACGTGCAAAAGAAGAATTCAAAGAACTATGGATTGACACGACGAGTAACGTTTGATGCGCCGGGCCGCGGATTGGCGAGGATTGCACCGGAGCAGATTGGTCCGAATGTCGCACATCCCGGGCCGCTTTGCAGAATTCTGACGCGAGGCGCGCCGACGCGGATTCCCAGCAAGACCATCAGAGGGAGAGTGACTTCGCAGTTCGCGGTCAACAGCGCGTGGGTAATGCAGAATCAGACATTGCTGCCCGTGACGCTGACCGGAGACAGCTTTTCAGTTGCCGTGACGTTGGTCGAGGGAGATAATCTGTTTTCCCTGTTTGCGGTGGATGCCAACAACGATACCGGCCGCTCGGCGCAAATGAATTATCCTCTGCTGGTGGATCATGCGCCTGTTCCGAACATCGTCATCAACATCGGTGATGCCTCTTTTTTCCTTGACGCATCGACATCAACCGATCCGCAAGGCGATAATCTGAGCTTTCAGTGGAGCGCCGATCCGGATAATCCCTCGCCTGTGACACTGAACAACGCCAATAGCGCGCAAGCAAGTTTTGTGATTCCTCAGGTATACGGGGAATACTACTTTGACTTAATCGTTTACGATACGGAGGAAAACGCATCGCGGGCACGGACGTTTGTGCGCGTCGATGCGAACGGACAATCGCCATTCCTGAACAATCAGGCGGCGGAATGGGTGGAGAACGCAATTGTCTATGAAATCTTCCCGCGTGCCTATTCTGCAAGCGGAAGATTGGACGACATCACGGCGGACGTGGGGCGGATCGCTGAACTTGGCTTCAACGCCATCTGGTTGATGCCGATTTTTGAAGGGCCGTCGGATCACGGCTACGAAATTACCGATTACTACACGGTCGAGCAAGACTACGGCACGGCTGAAGACTTGCACGAACTCGTCGCTGCGGCGCACGCGCACGGCTTGCGTATCGTGCTCGACATGGTCATCAATCACACAGGAATCGGGCACCCCTTCATGCAG is part of the bacterium genome and encodes:
- a CDS encoding T9SS type A sorting domain-containing protein, whose amino-acid sequence is MIRTAVLFLISATTLFAQTAWWEPAAPRQGDVVTFYYDAIAGTLPDNGSQVWMHWGILAANGNWSTPPQAIWPAGSQLHSDNVAVQSPMTNTGNQVWSLSIDFDDLTEAIAFVFTDRQNNWDNNAGNNWSIQFLAGGTVSWWTPAEPEPGDAVTIYYDAIAGTLPNGATTVILHWGVNEAGHGNWRLPPQMMWPAGTVAQGQAARSPMVNQGNGLFSVTIQTIDTIFSIHYVTTDGTNWDNNGNQNWDIFLEEPPVPLYSHVIFRFDPRSAFSQYSGQINSLNLAGAFNGWSTSATPLTRLDEYGNRWGEVQIPVGDNEYKFVINGNNWQIDPDNPRNAPGGFNNSLLTVELDSLPQVFDIQPGENRVFTFGVPQTITAKVRGGDLGPGILGTPVVRINGSIVSPTWNPGTGQLSIDLPTNINLTEVSIQATDSAGRTSTRYLCYGFVEGDGYMAVDPREDLLYETTESVDLRSFGIYSNSNGDALEIRTRFHSALTANTMAILTITADEGNYSAISGMQAEYEVAGLASGGVVIPLLSPTSPYFDATIHNRIHYGGIGGESVPITVQALANTFECHFEVRDLENALGNYQTAWNYACVSAVAGSSADGYVSEVGPGQGGIAGIEEPDYYDAILFMADDVQKKNSKNYGLTRRVTFDAPGRGLARIAPEQIGPNVAHPGPLCRILTRGAPTRIPSKTIRGRVTSQFAVNSAWVMQNQTLLPVTLTGDSFSVAVTLVEGDNLFSLFAVDANNDTGRSAQMNYPLLVDHAPVPNIVINIGDASFFLDASTSTDPQGDNLSFQWSADPDNPSPVTLNNANSAQASFVIPQVYGEYYFDLIVYDTEENASRARTFVRVDANGQSPFLNNQAAEWVENAIVYEIFPRAYSASGRLDDITADVGRIAELGFNAIWLMPIFEGPSDHGYEITDYYTVEQDYGTAEDLHELVAAAHAHGLRIVLDMVINHTGIGHPFMQDAIRYGRHSHYWNWYDRDGSGNYTYYFDWLSLPNLNLNNPETARYFIDMCKWWVTEFDIDGYRCDVAWGPMQRSPQFWVDWRRELKKIKPEILLLAEAGANEFTIYNDRFDLSYDWNLHHEGTAAFTNMFPAIPNFTNLTALITNYGFPWPEYKNPFRFMENHDESRYVTIKTPAQTKLVAELLLTIPGVPMIYAGQEIGETSQRGVINWGSDPNGMFPHYYRLLNARKRLPAMRIGDFDLLTTDAPGPCYAFARTGEGMDPVIFLGNFSSTSQLVNVNLDAQLLGIHPDSTYVVSEITTSTNFTRLGSELTTIFTSLSSYSGRVWVISDSAFSTDARELPAIPRKTELLAPFPNPFNPVVTVPLELAKASRVTLRVFDVLGREAARLADDMMQPGVHEFTWDGSRMSSGIYFVMLQADGVTQTKKLVLMK